The Oncorhynchus kisutch isolate 150728-3 unplaced genomic scaffold, Okis_V2 scaffold3826, whole genome shotgun sequence genomic interval CCACTTTTTTctcttaaataaaataaatggtttgaagtgaaatactgtatatacaatacacaacattacCACTTTGTTTACCCTGGTCAGAGGTACAGGACCATAGTAAACTAGACTATGTATCTGCTGCTGTTAGTGCAGTACAGCATGTCAGCTCGCTAATGATTAGGTGTACAGGCTGCAACATTTAGTTTTTGCCTGTGTCGGTCGGATGTGATGTGTTATCAGGCTAAATGACTaccagagggaggtggagagcacGTCTTGATCTTTGTGCCCGGCCCGCCTTACATGGTCAAGAGACGCAGAGAACCTGCAGCAGCACCCTGATGTGAAGAACAGCCCTTACAAAAATGTAAGATTGTAGTACAATGAAAACAATACAGCATTGTATTTTCGTGGAATGGTAGTGACCAAAACACTACATGTTTTCCATTGTACTGGGCCTAGAAACATAGAAGGAACTGCCAGATGTGTCATAATAGCCTGGAAGTAAAGCTGCACTGGGAGACACATTTGAAATGGAATACATTGAAAACATTCAGCAGGGTGGAAACAATCACAGTAAAACATGATTTAAATGTATTGTTGGAAGGGCTGTGGTCACCAGTCATGTAATACATTAAATATATACATCAGATGGTATTGGGGAGCTATTTCATAGGGTTTTCATGGGTACATTATTTACCCATTTCAATCTTATACCAACCAACCCTATGCTTGGTGTGACTGTTATGGTCAGAACAGACCATCTGATATGCCTTTAAATATTGTAATatgcaacctggaattaaaatgtaagAGGACCAGTGCTTCTACAGTGAATCACATCTGTGCTGTTTGAGAGAGATGTTGTTAGACTACATTGTATCGTTGTTTCCTCTTCTGAGGGCACTGGTGGGGAACAATATAATTTATATTCACAGAGACAATGAGTCCTTCAAGTTTAGCACGATATCCACACGTTTGAATTctctgatgatgatggtgaagggGAAGATTGAATTTACAATATAGAACAGGGGTTGGCAACTAGGTTTGGCCTCCAGTCAATTTGTTGTTGGGCTTGTAGCTAGTCTGCGGGCCAGAACATAATTGACCTATTAACAAATAGCCTATAGCTTCCCGATTCATAGTCCTACACAGTGTAGGCTACACTACACATTTAACACGTGGTTAGTGGGCTAATCAATTGAATGACCATAACATAATGTTGATCTGATTACAGTGGTAAAATCACCAATGTCTAAATTAATAGGCCTAGCATGTACATACTTTTATTTTTTCCTCTAGGCAAGTCTTCTGCTGAAGTCGGTAGTCGAAGTTTAAGCCCCTTCATTGGTCAACAGCACTCAACATTAATGACAGATTTGAGTTatctattttgaggaagtggcgATAGAGCCTTTTTCTGTACTCGACACACTGACGTCACTCACAGAGGTGTGCGACTCTTGGCAGCAGTAGTCTAGATGTACGTTTTTATTACTTCCAAACAAATAACTTTGGGTTTATATACCCTTACAATGTTGTTTTATTCTTTGTTGAACAGTCGCTAAGATTACAGAATGTTCATTGATATAGGCTATAGCGAAAAACATTTTACTGATTAAAGTGTTTAAgtataatgcagttgatttgTGATGACAAACATTTTATGAAGCAGGACATTCATACAAACCTTAAAATCCAATTATAATTTGtgaacagagaaagggttctatggcgtctcaaaatggacaaacagtgcTACTGCCACTTTTTCTcatttttcaagcgaaggtcttttaagggagtatgcgagcacacatTAGGTTCGTCTAGCCTTCTTAAGTGATGACAAAAGCACTTTTATAAAATAAATGAATTTAGCGCATGCTTAGAGCAAATGCATATCTAATGGAACTctaattaaagggatagttcaatcAAATTACAAATGTCCACCTTGGTTTCCTCAAACAATCCAAATAATGTGCACTTCAGCAGTGAAGTTCTCAAGATGGAGGACTTTCAGTACAGCAGTGTTCCCCAATCCTGGTCCCAAAGGGGTGTACACGTGTGTTTTTGCCCTCACACTCACATACCATATTCAGTTCAAAGGCTTGAGTTGTTTAGTTGAATCCAGTGTGtgagtgttagggcaaaaacaaaCAAGCTCACCTCTATggatccccaggaccaggattggaaAACAATGTAGCACATACCAAAAGGTGTGATGATGCAAATATTTGGCTCATTTGCATATATTTTGCATAAGCATCCCACTTTTTTCTCTGTACTGAAAGTGCTCTAACTTGATTGCGAACATGCAGCCTTTGGCATTGTagtaacagtggactaatgaacaaAATACACAGAGAAACTTTTTTTGTAACTTTCCTttcattttttaatattttttaatttttattttacctttatttaaccaggcaagtcagttaagaacacattcttattttcaatgacggcctgggaacagtgggttaactgcctgttcaggggcagaacgacagatttgtaccttgtctgctcgggcgtttgaacttgcaaccttccggttactagtccaacgctctaaccactaggctacgctgccgccccacgcTGATAGATGCACAATAGAGTGTTCATAGAGCCTAGAGTGTTCATAGAGCCTACCACTCCATTAACAGTCATAGAGCCTACCACTCCATTAACAGTCATAGAGCCTACCACTCCATTAACAGTCATAGAGCCTACCACTCCATTAACAGTCATAGAGCCTACCACTCCATTAACAGTCATAGAGCCTACCACTCCATTAACAGTCATAGAGCCTACCACTCCATTAACAGTCATAGAGCCTACCACTCCATTAACAGTCATAGAGCCTACCACTCCATTAACAGTCATAGAGCCTACCACTCCATTAACAGTCATAGAGCCTACCACTCCATTAACAGTCTGACCCTCTATATAGTCTTTGGTATAGATTGAGCTCTAACAATGGGTCGTGGAAAAGGTCTGTTGAAATGAATACTGTAGTGGTGTGAGAAAGGTAACACAAGCTTCCTCTCTGGTTCCATTCCCCCAATAGTAACTGGGTCATTATTGGATCCTGGTTGTAATGCTGTCCCTGGACTTTGGCACCATAAAAAGACTAATAATGCATTACAATACAATGCTGACATATGGGAtggttttaagaaggtcataccatggATTGTTTAGATCATTTATTTGGTATTTTAGGACAttaggtataaaaaaaatatatatttaaaaatgatttgataaaatacagaatttggcctttactactatatcCCATCAAAACACATTGAATGAAACATTCATTAAATGACTAATGGTGAAAACTGATCAACATCTGATACATTTAgtatttttattaggatccccagcggctactcttcctggggtcaaaCAGAAACACAAAAAATACATAATAAACATACAAGCTCTACATTTATCATTGAACAAAGATTATTTAGTAATATAAAATAATCCACCCAAACTAATCATCACACCATCTTTTCTGATATACACAGAGTACAAAACAtcagaaacaccttcctaatatggagtttCACCCacctttgtcctcagaacagcctcaaatcgTCGGGGCATAGACTGTCAAAGGTGTTGTGtgcgtttcacagggatgctggcccatgttgactccaatgcttcacacaattgtgtcaagttggctggaagtGGATCTACTCTGAATAGCTCATTCCATCTCCTCCCACAGATGCACAATTACAGTGAATTCAGTGAGCTGTTCTtggaaccattcctggacaaGCCTTGTGGCATAATACTGCTGAAAAATAACAACTTGCAGATGGATAAACTGCtgccatgaagggatgcacctgattggCAATGATGTTTAGAGATCCTGTGGCATTCAAACATTGCTCAACTTTTATCAAGTCCCCCCCCCAAAGTGTGCCCTGAAAACACACCCCACGCTGTCACACCACCACCCTGCAATGCTGACACAAGTCATGGATGCAGGCagtgtaaagtatttaagtaaaagTATTTAAATAACTACTTTAGTAGTATCTGTACTTGACTACTTATATTTGACAActtatttcactacattcctaaagaaaataatgcactttttactccctgacacccaaacgtacttgttacatttttttatgattagcaggacagaaaatggtccaattcatgcacttatcaagagaacatccctggtcctccccactgcctctgatctggcagactcactaaacacaaatgctttgttagtaaatgatttctgagtgttggagtgcgcccctggctatccgtaatataaaaaaacaagacaattgtgccatctggtttgcttaatttaaggaatttgaaatgattcacACTTCTACTtttgattcttaagtatatttacaaccaaatacttttagacttttactccagtagtattttactgggtgactcacttttaattgagtaattttctattaaggtttcATTACTTTCACTCAGTATGACAgttaggtactttttccaccactggatgtaTGTACTCGTGGTTTCCTCCATACCCCAGTCCTCCCATCAGCATGAAACAGCAGGAAccaggattcatcagaccaggcaaCAGTTTTACAATTTTCAGTGTCCAGTGTTTTCATTCCTTAGCCCACctgggttcacctggtcagtctgtcatggaaagtgtccttaatgtttttttttacaatagaGCGTTCAACGCTTCATTTGATCCAATTTAATGTTTCCAATTATTTAATGACATGACAATTAAGTGGAGTGTCTAATCTTAGCTGGTCTGAGAGAACTGATGAGGCTTTTCTCCTTTATGTACACATTGGTGTCTTTTTAAATGGCCCAATCTGTAGAATCTCTTCTCACTGTCAGTGCAGTGATAAGGCTTTAGTCAAGTGTGTATCCGTTGGTGTGTCTTTACATTGCCCAATCGGGAGAAACTCTTACCGCATTAAGAGCAGGATTAAGGCTTCTCTCCTGCATGTCTTTTTAAGTTGTCCAGTTTAGAGAAactttttccacagtcagagcaggagtaaggcttcactcctgtatgtatacgttcatgtctttttaagttgtccagttgagagaaactctttccgcagtcagagcaggagtaaggcttcactcctgtatgtatacgttcatgtgtttttaagtggCCCAGTTGAGAGAAGCTCTTtccgcagtcagagcaggagtaaggcttcactcctgtatgtatacgttcatgtgtttttaagtcgcccagttgagagaaactctttccacagtcagaacaggagtaaggcttctctcctgtgtgtgttctctggtgaactttttgctcagttgatgttttgaagcatttttcacagtcagagcaggaataaggcttctctcctgtatgtatacgttcatgtgtttttaagtcgcccagttgagagaaactctttccacagtcagagcaggagtaaggcttttctcctgtgtgattTCTTTGGTGAACTTTTAGAGCAGTTGATCTTTTGAAGCATTTttcacagtcagagcagaagtaaggtttctctcctgtatgtatacgttcatgtgtttttaagtctcccagttgagagaaactcgccccacaggcagagcaggagtaaggcttctctcctgtgtgtatacgttcatgtctttttaaggtgcccagttgagagaaactcgccccacagtcagagcaggaatacGGCTTCTCTCCTCTGtgcactctctgatgaactgtcaGAGCCCTTGATGttgtgaatctcttcccacagtcagtacAGGAATACaaattctctcctgtgtgtatttttacATGTAATTTTAGCTTTGATGCAATTGAAAAATTCtcctcacaatgtgggcagtggtgagacctcttagctctgtgatcttcctgctgtttctctctggatgtagagaatgtctcaacatggtctcctgtgtgaacaacatcagAAGAACCAGTCAGTTGTGTGATATACACTACAGGTCATAAGTTTtagaacacatactcattcaatggtttttctttatttttactattttctacattgtatataGTAaatacacacatggaatcatgtagtaaccaataaagtgttaaaccaatcaaaatacattatatttgagattcttcaaatagccaccctttgccttgatgacagcattgcacaatcttggcattctcttaccATGAGAAAGAGATTTCCCAATCTTATCTttttcatctttaatgttgacattcagctctagtgtttgactgcagtcttccagcttcactgatgccatctctggatcctgcagtgcaaactgggctccactgtcacaatcaggacccagtgaatgtaggtttggactcagtttggaaggagagaggcaggctgggtttgtcctcactaTTGATGTTACCGGTCTCAGACTTAATTCCAGTTGTCCTGTAGTAACattgagaaacagacacagaaagTTATCgtcttgacagttctggcacttTTTTATTCtcaataaaatatataatatttattCTTGTTAAATGATCTATTTTAGTGctggacttggactgaaataggtgtcGGTACTCAtttttaggtgcaggagctccaaaATACTCTTAATATTCTGTCCAAGTTAAGCACCGATCTCATTTCACTAGATCAGGTAGATAAGCATTTAGAACAAAACATGAATTCATTACAATTAGACAAAGTACCTGTTTTAATTAGTCTACACAACGTAAGTGCACTTAACCTATAATAGATTTTTCCGAATTCGCATAAATGACTAAAAACCATTTAGTACAAGGTTGCAGTATGTTTCAGGCAGCACTATGTACTATTTTCCTGAATAACCTTGTCTTCACTGTATTATTCCAATCAAAAACCAATAGTATTCCCGTTCACATCATAGTAACATTTATAGATAAATATAGAAACAACTGCATGCGTCTGGATATTAGTAAACATGTAGAAAACTAATAATCATTACATTCTGCTTCAGAAATGTAGTGTGACCGTGAAATTGTCTCTCTGGACCAGCACTGAAGTCCGTTGGAGCAGACAGAGTGGACAGCTCCATTTTACCAGCTTGTGAATTTGACACAAAACCAATAACATGCTAAACAAACTCAGATATCTCAAATAAATAGATTCTTGAGGAAATGATGTACATCCATTCAGACAAACCCAAAgtatctaacgttagctatgtGACTTGTAAAATTGTTTATCATGTTCTTCACTCAGTttgacacaacataacacatcaaACCTTTACCAAACGTGATAATACCTAAACAGGTTTGTTACCTAGCGTGGTATGACATGTTCTAGCATGGTATGACATGTTCTAGAATGGTATGACATGTTCTAGCATGGTATGACATGTTCTAGAATGGTATGACATGTTCTAGCATGGTATGACATGTTCTAGCATGGTATGACATGTTCTAGCATGGTATGACATGTTCTAGCATGGTATGACATGTTCTAGCATGGTATGACATGTTCTAGCATGGTATGACATGTTCTAGCATGGTATGACATTCTTTTGATATTAGAACGTTTAAACGTGCTGTTACATACCTGTTGTAATAAATAGAAACGGACACAAAAGTTTATCTTCTTGACATCACAGTTCTGGTTCTTTCTTTATTCTGAAGAATGTTGTGTACCCAGAACTTCCTGTTCCCCCACTACCACAGTGCAGCCACAggtagaacaatgagacagatatttcaccggatgtaggAATGTGAAGAATCTGCTTAGCATTTCCACTCACTATCagatatggtagtgagaggaagcc includes:
- the LOC109877139 gene encoding zinc finger protein 501-like — protein: MASVKLEDCSQTLELNVNIKDEEEEKSVSLRQLELSLRPVTSIVRTNPACLSPSKLSPNLHSLGPDCDSGAQFALQDPEMASVKLEDCSQTLELNVNIKDEKDKIGKSLSHGDHVETFSTSREKQQEDHRAKRSHHCPHCEENFSIASKLKLHVKIHTGENLYSCTDCGKRFTTSRALTVHQRVHRGEKPYSCSDCGASFSQLGTLKRHERIHTGEKPYSCSACGASFSQLGDLKTHERIHTGEKPYFCSDCEKCFKRSTALKVHQRNHTGEKPYSCSDCGKSFSQLGDLKTHERIHTGEKPYSCSDCEKCFKTSTEQKVHQRTHTGEKPYSCSDCGKSFSQLGDLKTHERIHTGVKPYSCSDCGKSFSQLGHLKTHERIHTGVKPYSCSDCGKSFSQLDNLKRHERIHTGVKPYSCSDCGKSFSKLDNLKRHAGEKP